The DNA region GCCATCGTTAGACCTGTCAGAGCAACACGTAGACGGTTGCCCGGTGGCTCGTTCATCTGACCGTAAACCATTGCTACTTTTGATTCTTCAGGCTTCTCGATGTTTACAACACCCGCTTCCTGCATCTCAAAGTAGAAATCGTTACCTTCACGAGTACGCTCACCAACACCTGCAAACACAGATAGACCTGAGTGTTGAAGTGCGATGTTGTTGATAAGCTCCATCATGTTAACGGTCTTACCTACACCAGCACCACCGAATAGACCGATTTTACCACCCTTAGCGAATGGACAAATCAAGTCGATTACTTTAACACCGGTTTCTAGAAGTGCAGTTTCGTTTGATTGCTCTTCGTAGCTTGGTGCTTCACGGTGGATAGAGTAAAGCTCTTCCGCACCGATCTCACCACACTCATCAATCGCGTCACCTAGAACGTTCATGATACGACCTAGGGTTTTAGTACCTACTGGTACTGAAATTGGAGCGCCAGTGTTAACCACTTCAACTCCGCGACGTAAACCATCAGAGCTACCCATTACGATACAACGAACTACGCCACCGCCTAGCTGTTGCTGAACTTCAAGAACAAGACGCTCTTTTGAGTCCGTAACGTTTAGAGCGTCATATACACTAGGTACATTGCTCTGTGGGAACTCTACGTCGACTACCGCACCAATGATCTGTACGACCTTACCTGTAGCCATCGTTAATCCTCTAAACTATTTCGTTTAACCTAAGCTTAAACCGCTGCAGCACCTGATACGATTTCAGACAGTTCTTGTGTAATCGCAGCCTGACGGGCTTTGTTGTACACAAGTTCTAAGTCTTCAATCAGGTCACTCGCGTTATCCGTTGCAGCTTTCATCGCAATCATTCGAGCCGCTTGCTCACAAGCAAGGTTCTCAACCACACCTTGGTAAACCTGAGACTCTACGTAACGCACTAGAAGTGTGTCCAGTAGAGGCTTTGGTTCAGGTTCATAGATGTAATCCCATGAATGCTCACGCTGCATCTCTTCGCTGTCCGATTTAGGCAAAGGTAGCAATTGATCGATCGTTGGTTGCTGAACCATAGTATTCACAAATTTGTTAAACACTACGTACAGGCGATCCAATTCACCCTCATCGTATTTCTTTAGCATTACGCTTACAGAACCGATTAGGTCTTCAAGGCTTGGGCTATCACCCAGACCTGAAACCTGAGCAGCAACTTTTGCGCCACTGCTTTTGAAAAATGCTGTCGCTTTTGAACCAACAACTGCCAGTTCAACTTCTGCACCTTTCTCTTTCCAAGCCTGCATATCTGTCACAGCTTTTTTGAACACGTTAATGTTCAAGCCGCCACACAGGCCACGGTCTGTAGAAACGATGATGTAACCAACACGCTTGGCTTCACGCTCTTCTAGGTACGGATGACGGTACTCTAGGTTTGCGTTTGCCACATGACCGATCACTTTACGCATTGTTTCAGCGTATGGACGAGAAGCTTCCA from Vibrio hyugaensis includes:
- the atpD gene encoding F0F1 ATP synthase subunit beta, translated to MATGKVVQIIGAVVDVEFPQSNVPSVYDALNVTDSKERLVLEVQQQLGGGVVRCIVMGSSDGLRRGVEVVNTGAPISVPVGTKTLGRIMNVLGDAIDECGEIGAEELYSIHREAPSYEEQSNETALLETGVKVIDLICPFAKGGKIGLFGGAGVGKTVNMMELINNIALQHSGLSVFAGVGERTREGNDFYFEMQEAGVVNIEKPEESKVAMVYGQMNEPPGNRLRVALTGLTMAERFRDEGRDVLLFIDNIYRYTLAGTEVSALLGRMPSAVGYQPTLAEEMGVLQERITSTKQGSITSVQAVYVPADDLTDPSPATTFAHLDATVVLNRNIAAMGLYPAIDPLDSTSRMLDPLVVGQDHYDTARGVQQTLQRYKELKDIIAILGMDELSEEDKQVVSRARKIERFLTQPYHVAEVFTGDPGVYVPLKETLRGFKGLLAGEYDDIPEQAFMYCGSIDDAIENAKKL
- the atpG gene encoding F0F1 ATP synthase subunit gamma, which translates into the protein MAGAKEIRNKIGSVKSTQKITKAMEMVAASKMRRSQDAMEASRPYAETMRKVIGHVANANLEYRHPYLEEREAKRVGYIIVSTDRGLCGGLNINVFKKAVTDMQAWKEKGAEVELAVVGSKATAFFKSSGAKVAAQVSGLGDSPSLEDLIGSVSVMLKKYDEGELDRLYVVFNKFVNTMVQQPTIDQLLPLPKSDSEEMQREHSWDYIYEPEPKPLLDTLLVRYVESQVYQGVVENLACEQAARMIAMKAATDNASDLIEDLELVYNKARQAAITQELSEIVSGAAAV